From Lagenorhynchus albirostris chromosome 10, mLagAlb1.1, whole genome shotgun sequence, the proteins below share one genomic window:
- the LOC132527668 gene encoding histone H1.8 — MSCCLSVGLIRSGVREPRRHPPVLRMVLEALQAGEQRRGTSVAAIKVYILQKYPTVNVLRFKYLLKQALATGMHRGLLVRPVNSKARGATGSFKLVPKDKRKIQPRKTSTMTAPRRPGQAEGKDSKKPTESKKNPPNPGDVKKGSRKPGEGRTAPPKPGAAKKAPKKGQQTKDQEARLGEAKKSSQQPDKATQAPPIASGPSGKSEVKADTKAHRKTKPGSQSSKPTVTKGEDAAASPAKKKMGSKVPKKAAAQGAGEGPKAKAPVPPKGSGSKMEPVPLARKAEAPKGPRKPGIPTKSSASKAASKKAEAEN; from the exons ATGTCCTGCTGTCTGTCCGTAGGCCTGATCCGGAGCGGCGTCCGAGAGCCCCGCCGCCACCCTCCGGTGCTGCGCATGGTGCTGGAGGCGCTGCAGGCGGGGGAGCAGCGCCGGGGTACCTCGGTGGCGGCCATCAAGGTTTACATCCTGCAGAAGTACCCGACAGTGAACGTCCTCCGGTTCAAGTACCTGCTGAAGCAGGCCTTGGCCACAGGCATGCACCGCGGCCTCCTTGTCAGGCCCGTCAACTCCAAGGCCCGGGGAGCCACTGGCAGCTTCAAA TTAGTTcccaaagacaaaaggaaaatccAGCCCAGGAAGACGTCCACCATGACGGCCCCCAGGAGGCCTGGTCAAGCTGAGGGAAAGGACTCCAAGAAACCAACTGAGTCAAAGAAGAACCCACCCAACCCAGGCGATGTGAAAAAAGGATCCAGGAAGCCGGGAGAGGGGAGGACAGCTCCCCCCAAACCAGGTGCAGCCAAGAAGGCCCCCAAGAAAGGCCAGCAGACCAAGGACCAAGAGGCAAGACTGGGTGAGGCCAAGAAGTCCTCCCAACAGCCAGACAAGGCCACACAGGCCCCTCCCATTGCCAGTGGGCCCAGCGGGAAGTCAGAGGTCAAAG CAGATACCAAGGCCCACAGGAAAACAAAGCCTGGGAGTCAGAGTTCCAAACCCACGGTCACCAAG GGCGAGGATGCTGCTGCTTCCCCAGCCAAAAAGAAGATGGGCAGCAAGGTCCCTAAAAAGGCTGCTGCGcagggggccggggaggggcctAAAGCCAAGGCCCCTGTTCCTCCCAAGGGCAGTGGGTCCAAGATGGAGCCTGTACCACTGGCCAGGAAGGCAGAGGCCCCTAAAGGCCCGAGAAAGCCTGGCATTCCCACCAAGTCCTCTGCGTCTAAAGCGGCCAGTAAGAAGGCAGAAGCCGAGAACTAG
- the LOC132527823 gene encoding small ribosomal subunit protein eS27-like, translating into MDVKCPGCYKITTVFSCAQTVVLYVGCSTVLCRPTGGKARSTEGCLFRRKQH; encoded by the coding sequence atggatGTAAAATGTCCAGGTTGCTACAAGATTACCACGGTTTTCAGCTGTGCTCAGACAGTGGTGCTTTACGTAGGTTGTTCAACAGTGTTGTGCCGGCCAACAGGAGGAAAGGCCAGATCCACAGAAGGGTGTTTGTTTAGAAGAAAGCAACACTAA